The uncultured Trichococcus sp. DNA segment CTTCAAACTAAATAGGAAATATTATTCGTTGTTGCCTTCTACAACTTCAACGATTTCTTCTAATGAAGTTGCTTCGTCAGCTTCAGCTGCAAAAGTTTCTTCAACAGAAATTTCAGCTTGATCTTTTCCTTGGTTGCCTTCGATGAAAGCATCAGCCATTTTAGCAGTGATCAATTTAACTGCGCGGATAGCATCATCATTTGAAGGGATTACTACGTCGATTTCATCTGGATCACAGTTTGTGTCAACCATAGCGACGATAGGAATGTTCAATTTGTGAGCTTCTTGAACAGCGATTCTTTCTTTTCTTGGGTCAACGATGAACATTACATCCGGGATTCTAGGCATATCTTTGATACCGCCCAAGAATTTTTCCAAACGTTCTTGTTCTTTTTTCAAGATTGAAACTTCTTTTTTAGGAAGTAGTTCGAAAGTGCCGTCTTCAGACATAGCTTCGATTGATTTCAAACGTTTGATACGTTTTTGGATAGTATCCCAGTTAGTCAAAGTACCACCTAACCAACGGTGATTTACGAAGAACTGACCTGAACGGATAGCTTCGTCTTTGATTGAAT contains these protein-coding regions:
- the rpsB gene encoding 30S ribosomal protein S2, with the protein product MAVISMKQLLEAGVHFGHQTRRWNPKMKRYIFTERNGIYIIDLQKTVKLVDEAYKYMLNVAEEGGVALFVGTKKQAQDSIKDEAIRSGQFFVNHRWLGGTLTNWDTIQKRIKRLKSIEAMSEDGTFELLPKKEVSILKKEQERLEKFLGGIKDMPRIPDVMFIVDPRKERIAVQEAHKLNIPIVAMVDTNCDPDEIDVVIPSNDDAIRAVKLITAKMADAFIEGNQGKDQAEISVEETFAAEADEATSLEEIVEVVEGNNE